From a single Sebastes umbrosus isolate fSebUmb1 chromosome 17, fSebUmb1.pri, whole genome shotgun sequence genomic region:
- the taf1 gene encoding transcription initiation factor TFIID subunit 1 isoform X2 encodes MSDSDSDEDQDRPFSLTGFLFGNINEDGQLEDDSVLDNESKKHLAGLGTLGLGSLITEITANEEGDQDESRDSGSVDEDGWVKSTEDAVDYSDINEVAEDETKKYRQAMGSLQPSRTTDDEDDYDADCEDIDSKLMPPPPPPTLPTAAKKEEPSSQGTNVGEEGDGIILPSIIAPSSTADKADFSSSSDSESETDRPCQGSGAGGPPDSLTLPLAGIMQKDAAKALPGVTELFPEFRPGRVLRFLRLFGPGKNMPSVWRSARRKKKRKHRDPQPGTPPPEGEPTEQSQEKKSGWLYEYALPPPPEQCLSDDEITMMAPVESKFSQTCGDGDKEAESRPKVAEWRYGPAQLWYDMLGVTEDGSNFNYGFKLKEEQTDEPHQQDTPEEITETAHGFLRREDDDSDANDDGDKDRSALENELFLMVTQLKWEDDIIWNGEDVKHKGTKTQRASLAGWLPSSMTRNANAYNAQQGLTRSNSQLVPPTPPPMPKLSSISGSKREKNSHDNQASHEEDSPWFSIFPIDSEELVYGRWEDNIIWNDQEMDHMLMPPVLTLDPNDENIILEIPNEKEDLTSHSPSKENKKETAIKKSRILLGKTGVIKDEPQQNMSQPEMKDPWNLSNDEFYYPKQQGLRGTFGGNIIQHSIPALELRQPFYPTHMGPMKLRQFHRPTLKKYSFGALAQPGPHAVQPLLKHIKKKAKMREQERQASGGGDMFFMRTPQDLTGKDGDLILAEYSEEYAPLIMQVGMATKIKNYYKRKPGKDPGAPDCKYGETVYCHTSPFLGSLHPGQLLQAFENNLFRAPIYLHKMPETDFLVLRTRHGLYIREIVDIVVAGQQCPLFEVPGPNSKRANTHIRDFLQVFIYRLFWKSKDRPRRIRMEDIKKAFPSHSESSIRKRLKLCADFKRTDRNLSRKRAIYTYYGFNSTGMDSNWWVLKPDFRLPTEEEIRAMVSPEQCCAYYSMLVAEQRLKDAGYGEKSFFAPEEENEEDFQMKIDDEVRTAPWNTTRAFISAMKGKCLLEVTGVADPTGCGEGFSYVKVPNKPTQQKDDKEPQPAKKTVTGTDADLRRLSLKNAKQLLRKFGVPEEEIKKLSRWEVIDVVRTMSTEQARSGEGPMSKFARGSRFSVAEHQERYKEECQRIFDLQNKVLESTEVLSTDTDSSSAEDSDFEEMGKNIENMLQNKKTSSQLSREREEQERKELQRMLMGEESDRDHKGRKERRKGLSSSLSTSSHKDDDTSSVTSLNSSATGRRLKIYRTFRDEDGKEYVRCETVRKASVIDAYTRIRNTKDDDFIRKFALFDEQHREEMRKERRRIQEQLRRLKRNQEKDKIKGPPEKKAKKVKERPDLKLKCGACGAIGHMRTNKFCPLYYQTNAPPSNPVAMTEEQEEELEKTVIHNDNEELIKVEGTKIVLGKQLIESADEVRRKSLVLKFPKQQLPPKKKRRVGNAVHCDYLNKPHKAIHRRRTDPMVTLSSVLESIINDMRDHPNTYPFHTPVNAKVVKDYYKIITRPMDLQTLRENVRKRMYPSREEYREAVEVIVKNSATYNGAKHPITQVAQSMLDLCDAKLKEKEDRLVRLEKAINPLLDDDDQVAFSFILDNIVTQKMMVVPDSWPFHHPVNKKFVPDYYKVIVSPMDLESIRKYISKHKYQNRDAFLSDVSLIHANSIKYNGPDSPYTKTALDIVNVCKQTLAEYDEHLTQLEKDISTAKEAALDAADLECLDPMTPGPYTPQPADLFDSGASGSLPRETSSLFSEGPLVVAPEKRGGQGRHGRRPGEEESDVDIEGFEEDDDGKPKTPAPAEDADGDLEDDDDDEDMLLPPRRQMHDHEEEEEEEEDDGMSNHPPQASVLYQDLLMSDGEDDASEEEGDNPFSSIHLSESGSDSDRELDVRPAPPRRAQETARMGMEQDESMMSYEADGPDEPHMEDSNVSYGSYEETQSRSQMQPLNMGNGEDYGISEEEDEDEDIEAQRRGPAVLSKVQLSEDEESEEFRSIGGDSDMDSDN; translated from the exons ATGTCAGACTCAGACAGTGACGAGGACCAAGATCGCCCTTTCTCTCTAACTGGCTTCCTCTTTGGAAACATCAACGAAGATGGACAGCTGGAGGACGACAGTGTTCTGGACAAT GAGTCCAAAAAGCATTTGGCTGGTTTGGGTACTCTGGGTCTGGGCTCACTCATCACAGAGATCACTGCCAATGAGGAGGGTGATCAAGATGAGAGCAGAGACTCTGGTAGTGTTGATGAAGATG GTTGGGTGAAAAGCACGGAAGATGCAGTCGATTATTCTGACATCAATGAGGTTGCTGAGGATGAGACAAAGAAGTACCGTCAGGCTATGGGGTCACTGCAGCCCAGCAGGACAACAG ATGATGAGGATGACTATGATGCTGACTGCGAGGATATTGATTCTAAGCTCATGCCTCCTCCGCCACCACCAACTCTTCCTACAGCTGCTAAGAAAGAGGAGCCCTCCTCTCAGGGCACGAATG TTGGGGAAGAGGGTGACGGCATCATCCTGCCCTCTATCATCGCGCCATCCTCTACGGCTGATAAGGCCGACTTCAGCAGCTCCTCAGACTCTGAGTCAGAAACCGACCGTCCCTGCCAGGGCTCGGGGGCTGGAGGCCCCCCAGATAGTCTCACCCTCCCTCTTGCTGGCATCATGCAGAAAGATGCTGCCAAAGCGCTGCCAGGTGTCACAGAGCTCTTCCCAGAGTTTAGGCCTGGAAGG GTGCTTCGGTTCTTACGGCTTTTTGGTCCTGGAAAGAACATGCCATCAGTTTGGAGGAGTGCCCGCAGGAAGAAGAAGCGAAAGCACCGTGACCCTCAGCCTGGGACGCCTCCTCCGGAAGGAGAGCCCACAGAGCAAAGCCAGGAGAAAAAGTCTGGGTGGCTTTACGAGTATGCACTCCCTCCACCCCCAGAGCAGTGTCtctctgatgatgag ATAACCATGATGGCTCCAGTAGAATCAAAGTTCTCGCAAACTTGTGGTGATGGGGACAAGGAGGCAGAGTCTCGACCTAAAGTAGCAGAATGGAGATACGGTCCAGCCCAGCTCTGGTACGACATGCTAGGTGTCACTGAGGATGGAAGCAACTTCAACTACGGCTTCAAGCTAAAAGAAGAGCAGACCGATGAGCCTCATCAACAGGACACGCCTGAGGAAATAACTGAGACTGCACATGGG TTTCTGAGGCGTGAAGACGACGACAGTGATGCTAATGATGATGGAGATAAGGACAGATCAGCCCTTGAGAATGAGCTCTTCCTGATGGTCACTCAACTGAAATGGGAGGACGATATTATCTGGAATGGGGAGGACGTAAAACACAAGGGCACAAAGACTCAGCGAGCCAGCCTGGCAGGGTGGCTGCCCTCTAGCATGACCCGCAATGCCAATGCTTATAATGCACAGCAGG GTCTGACGAGAAGTAATTCCCAATTGGTGCCGCCTACGCCTCCACCCATGCCCAAACTTTCTTCAATCTCTGGCTCTAAGCGGGAAAAAAACAGCCACGATAATCAAG CCTCTCATGAAGAAGACTCTCCCTGGTTCTCCATCTTCCCTATTGACAGCGAGGAGTTGGTGTATGGCCGCTGGGAAGATAACATCATCTGGAACGACCAGGAGATGGATCACATGCTCATGCCACCTGTTCTTACGCTGGATCCCAATGATGAAAATATCATCCTAG aaaTCCCTAATGAAAAGGAGGACTTGACTTCCCACTCCCCATCAAAGGAGAACAAGAAGGAAACGGCAATCAAAAAGAGCCGCATCCTGCTGGGGAAGACCGGGGTGATAAAAGATGAGCCACAGCAG AACATGTCCCAGCCTGAAATGAAGGACCCGTGGAACCTCTCCAATGATGAGTTCTACTATCCTAAACAGCAGGGCTTGAGGGGGACGTTCGGTGGCAACATCATTCAG cACTCTATCCCAGCACTGGAGCTGAGGCAGCCCTTCTACCCGACTCACATGGGGCCCATGAAGCTGCGCCAGTTTCATCGACCGACTCTGAAGAAGTACTCATTTGGAGCTCTGGCTCAGCCGGGTCCCCACGCTGTCCAGCCGCTGCTCAAACACATTAAGAAGAAGGCCAAG ATGCGAGAGCAGGAGCGGCAGGcatcaggaggaggagacatgTTCTTCATGCGAACCCCGCAGGACTTGACTGGTAAAGATGGAGATCTGATCCTGGCAGAGTACAGTGAGGAATACGCCCCTCTCATCATGCAAGTTGGCATGGCCACTAAGATCAAAAACTACTACAAAAGG AAACCTGGAAAGGATCCTGGAGCACCGGACTGCAAATATGGAGAGACCGTGTACTGCCACACATCCCCTTTCCTTGGTTCTCTTCATCCTGGACAGCTGCTCCAG GCATTTGAAAACAACCTCTTTCGTGCTCCAATCTACCTGCACAAGATGCCAGAGACTGATTTCTTGGTACTACGAACGCGACACGGCCTCTACATCAGAGAGATTGTGGACATAGTTGTAGCTGGTCAGCAGTGTCCCTTGTTTGAGGTTCCAGGGCCCAACTCCAAACGAGCCAACACTCACATCAGAGACTTCCTACAG GTGTTCATTTACCGCTTGTTCTGGAAGAGCAAGGACCGGCCCCGGAGAATCCGCATGGAGGACATAAAGAAAGCTTTTCCGTCACACTCGGAGAGCAGCATCAGGAAACGACTAAAACTCTGTGCTGACTTCAAACGTACAG ACAGGAATCTGAGCAGGAAAAGAGCTAtttacacctactatggatttAACTCTACAG GGATGGACTCTAACTGGTGGGTGCTGAAGCCTGACTTCAGATTGCCTACAGAGGAAGAGATCAGGGCCATGGTGTCTCCAGAGCAGTGCTGCGCTTACTATAGCATGCTGGTGGCGGAGCAGAGACTAAAG gacgCTGGATATGGTGAGAAATCCTTCTTTGCGCCAGAGGAGGAGAACGAAGAGGACTTTCAAATGAAGATTGACGATGAG GTGCGGACAGCCCCTTGGAACACAACAAGAGCCTTCATTTCTGCGATGAAGGGGAAATGCCTGTTGGAAGTTACAGGCGTGGCCGATCCCACAGGCTGTGGAGAGGGTTTCTCCTACGTCAAAGTGCCCAACAAGCCCACTCAGCAGAAG gatgaCAAAGAACCACAGCCTGCCAAGAAGACAGTGACGGGGACCGATGCTGACCTGAGGAGACTCTCGCTGAAGAATGCCAAGCAGCTGCTGCGCAAGTTTGGTGTTCCAGAGGAAGAG ATCAAGAAGCTCTCACGTTGGGAGGTGATTGACGTGGTGAGAACCATGTCCACAGAGCAGGCGCGTTCAGGCGAGGGACCCATGAGCAAGTTTGCCAGAGGCTCTCGTTTCTCCGTTGCGGAACACCAGGAGCGCTACAAGGAGGAGTGCCAGAGGATCTTTGACCTGCAGAACAA AGTGTTGGAGTCGACAGAGGTGCTCTcgacagacacagacagcagcTCAGCAGAGGACAGTGACTTTGAGGAGATGGGGAAGAACATTGAGAACATGCTGCAGAACAAGAAGACCAGCTCCCAGCTGTCCCGCGAGAgggaggagcaggagaggaaggagCTGCAGAGGATGCTGATGGGCGAGGAGAGCGACCGGGACCACAAGGGACGCAAGGAACGGCGCAAAGGCTTGT CCAGCTCCTTATCCACCAGCTCCCACAAGGATGACGACACGTCCTCCGTCACCAGCCTAAACTCCTCGGCCACGGGACGGCGACTCAAGATCTATCGCACCTTCAGGGACGAGGACGGCAAGGAATACGTCCGTTGCGAGACGGTACGCAAGGCTTCCGTCATCGACGCCTACACCAGGATCAGAAACACTAAGGATGATGATTTCAT ACGAAAGTTTGCCCTCTTCGATGAGCAGCACAGAGAAGAGATGAGGAAGGAGCGCCGGCGTATTCAGGAGCAGCTGAGGAGGCTGAAGAGGAACCAAGAGAAGGACAAGATCAAGGGACCTCCAGAGAAGAAGGCCAAGAAGGTTAAAGAGAGGCCAGACCTCAAG TTAAAGTGCGGAGCATGTGGCGCCATTGGACACATGAGGACCAACAAGTTCTGCCCGCTGTACTATCAGACCAACGCCCCGCCTTCTAACCCTGTCGCCATgacagaggagcaggaggaggagctggagaagaCCGTCATCCACAACGACAACGAGGAACTGATCAAGGTGGAGGGCACCAAGATCGTGCTGGGCAAACAGCTCATTGAGAG TGCCGATGAGGTGCGCAGAAAGTCTTTAGTGCTCAAGTTCCCCAAGCAACAGCTCccaccaaagaagaagagacGTGTGGGCAACGCTGTGCACTGTGACTACCTCAAT AAACCACACAAGGCCATCCACCGCAGACGCACTGACCCCATGGTTACCTTGTCTTCTGTGCTAGAGAGCATCATCAACGACATGCGGGATCACCCCAAT ACATATCCATTCCACACACCAGTGAATGCCAAGGTAGTGAAGGACTACTATAAGATCATCACGCGGCCCATGGACCTGCAGACGCTGAGGGAGAATGTACGTAAGCGAATGTACCCATCAAGGGAGGAGTACCGTGAAGCAGTGGAAGTTATCGTCAAAAACAGCGCCACCTACAACG GGGCAAAACATCCAATCACACAGGTAGCACAGTCCATGCTGGACCTGTGCGACGCTAAACTGAAAGAG aaggaGGACAGGCTAGTGAGGCTGGAGAAAGCCATCAACCCCTTGCTGGATGACGATGATCAGGTGGCCTTCTCCTTCATCCTGGACAACATTGTGACCCAGAAAATGATGGTGGTTCCCGAT TCATGGCCGTTTCACCATCCTGTCAACAAAAAGTTTGTGCCCGATTATTACAAGGTGATCGTAAGCCCCATGGATCTGGAGAGCATCCGCAAG TATATCTCCAAACACAAATACCAGAACCGAGATGCGTTCCTTTCAGACGTCAGTCTCATCCACGCCAACAGTATCAAGTACAATG GCCCAGACAGTCCTTACACCAAGACAGCCCTGGATATCGTCAATGTGTGCAAGCAAACGTTGGCAGAG TACGACGAGCACTTGACCCAGCTGGAGAAGGACATCTCTACTGCTAAAGAGGCCGCTCTGGATGCAGCAGACTTGGAATGTCTGGACCCAATGACGCCCGGGCCGTACACACCGCAG CCTGCTGATCTGTTTGACAGCGGGGCTTCAGGGAGTCTGCCCAGAGAGACCAGCAGCCTTTTCTCTGAGGGACCTCTAGTGGTTGCTCCAGAGAAGAGAGGGGGGCAG GGTCGCCACGGCAGAAGACCCGGGGAGGAAGAGTCAGATGTGGACATTGAAGGCTTTGAGGAGGACGATGATGGCAAACCCAAAACTCCTGCTCCT GCAGAGGACGCAGACGGAGACCTAGAGGACGACGATGATGACGAGGACATGTTGCTGCCGCCTCGCAGACAAATGCACGaccatgaggaagaggaggaggaggaggaagatgacggGATGTCTAACCATCCACCCCAAGCCAGCGTGCTGTACCAGGACCTGCTCATGTCTGACGGAGAGGACGACGCCAGCGAAGAGGAGGGCGACAACCCTTTCTCCT CCATACACCTGTCGGAGAGTGGTAGCGACTCTGACAGAGAGTTGGACGTGCGACCTGCACCTCCACGGAGAGCTCAAGAGACGGCCCGCATGGGCATGGAGCAGGACGAGAGCATGATGTCATATGAAGCGGACGGGCCTGATGAGCCTCACATGGAAGACAGTAATGTCAG TTATGGCAGCTATGAGGAGACACAGAGCCGGAGTCAGATGCAGCCCTTGAACATGGGAAACGGAGAAGACTACGGCATCAgcgaagaggaggatgaagatgaggatATTGAAGCACAGAGGAGAGGCCCAGCTGTGCTCTCCAAGGTTCAGCTCAGTGAAGACGAGGAGAGCGAAGAATTCAGATCTATAGGGGGAGACAGCGACATGGACTCTGACAACTAg